From one Sus scrofa isolate TJ Tabasco breed Duroc chromosome 9, Sscrofa11.1, whole genome shotgun sequence genomic stretch:
- the BTG4 gene encoding protein BTG4 yields the protein MRDEIATTVFFVTRLVKKHDKLSKQQIEDFAEKLMTILFETYRSHWHSDHPSKGQAFRCIRINNNQTKDPILERACAESNVDFSHLGLPKEMTIWVDPFEVCCRYGEKNRPFTIASFKGRWEEWELSQQISDAVNRATLDYSSGTSSDEESCNKEPQIIPKVINPKSIYQVENLKQPFQTWFQMPRKRNMVDGRMGLLRNAYHVLHKTPKGHRPAAAHRVDRYHWVNTNR from the exons ATGAGAGATGAAATTGCAACAACAGTCTTCTTTGTCACAAGATTAGTGAAAAAACATGATAAACTGAGTAAACAGCAAATAGAAGACTTTGCAGAAAAGCTGATGACAATCTTGTTTGAAACATACAGAAGTCACTGGCACTCTGATCACCCTTCTAAAGGGCAAGCCTTCAG gtGTATCAGGATAAACAATAATCAGACTAAAGATCCTATTCTAGAAAGGGCTTGTGCCGAGAGTAATGTGGATTTTTCTCACCTGGGACTTCCAAAGGAGATGACCATATGGGTAGATCCCTTTGAAGTGTGCTGTAG GTATGGTGAGAAAAATCGTCCATTTACAATTGCTTCTTTCAAAGGCAGATGGGAGGAATGGGAATTATCTCAACAAATCAGTGATGCTGTAAATAGAGCCACGTTAGACTACTCCTCGGGCACTTCCTCTGATGAGGAAAGTTGTAACAAGGAACCTCAGATAATTCCTAAAGTCATCAATCCAAAGAGTATCTATCAG gTTGAAAACTTGAAACAGCCCTTTCAAACTTGGTTCCAAATGCCCCGCAAAAGGAATATGGTGGATGGCCGGATGGGCCTCCTGAGAAATGCTTATCATGTGTTGCATAAAACCCCTAAAGGTCACAGGCCCGCTGCTGCACACCGGGTGGACAGGTACCACTGGGTCAACACAAACCGATAA